TGTTTCCAAGTGGGGGTACTTTCCTCTTACCCTTTAGGGTGTAGCCTAATAGGCAATGTAGCTTCTGGCGACTAATTGCGTGCATAATGATCTATTGTTTTCCTATACTTCCAGATGTTGGATTCATCTGACATCCAATTAGCAATCTAAAGTCATAGCTGATGACGAGCCAAAGCTATAGTTCAAGGTCTTAATTCCCGAGTTTTCTGTATAGCCGTCCACTTTCTCTAGGCCTCTAGCAGTTTTGGCTAATTGTCTAAAAACCTGCTTGCCTGTAGTTTGGTGCATTACGTGTGCtacttgtttgttttgttgCTTCAAATTATAAACTCAACTGGGAATATGGTTGTATTTGTTTTCTTGAGGTCTTAACTTGAGATTGATAGCTACAATATTGTGATTTGTAGTCCTTTTCTTTTACTGTGACTGAGGAATCATGGGCCATCTAATTGGAGCTTTGTCTTCTTCAAGCTTCTCCAGACAATAGGTCATCAGCTCCATCTCTATTAAAGGGACTCTTCTAAATGTTTCAAGGGTAACTCTGATAAGGACATGGGATGCATATCCGACGTGTTTAGTTGAACATTCACCTAGCAACCATGTTTGGTAATTTGAATTTACCATAAACTATGTATAACTCTTACATTTTGCCAAGGCACCTTATAAACACCATTTAGCCTGGAAAATTATGTGTAAGTACTAGGAAATATGATTGTTTAGCGTTTCCCTGCCTCCTTCAGATGGAATTTGGATGAATCCAACACTTTGGACTCATACTTGCACCCAACACCCACATCCAAGTCCGTGTAACATAGATCTCCATAttttggactctctctctctctctctctctctctctctctcatgttttgTTCCTACAGTTCTTTAGAAAGCAACTAGATGGGTACTCTGATTTTTTGGTTTGAATTACTGGTGACAAAAATATAGTTAGCTGAATCTAATTTTCTCCATTCTATTTTGTAAAAGCACCATACAAACCATGACTTCAATGTCAAAGCATGTCAACACTGGAGATGGAGAAGATAGAATAAGCAGCTTGCCAGATTCACTTCTTATCCACATTCTCTCGTTGATTCCAACCAAATATGCGGTCAGAACCAGCATTCTATCATTAAGATGGAAGGATTTATGGTCTTTTGTCCCGAGTCTTGACTTTGATGAATGGTTGAGTGCAAATACCATTCCTGATAATGACACAAGTTTCATGAATTTTGTTGATCGTGTACTTCTCCTCCACAAATTGCCATCTATAGAAAGATTTTCTGTCAGAGGTCATTCAGGAATTGCAGTATCTCATTTGTGTGAGTGGATAAGAGTTGCCATTATGCGCCACGTCCGAGTGATTGATATCCAAATGTTCCCACACCGGCATATTAGCTTGCCTTCGGAACTCTTCACTTGCAAGACACTGATACAGTTAAGCCTTGTAAGTGAACTTGTGTGTGATACGCCCTTAAGCTCTGTTTGGTTGCCAAATCTCAAGGACCTCCACGTTTCACTTGATTATCCGGGCAATGACATTACACAGAAGCTCTTTAGTAGCTGCCCCGTGCTTGAGGATTTGTACATTAGCGCCAACATGGAGAGTGAGGAAGATATCGTATTTAATGTTTGTGCCCCTGCTTTGAAGAGATTACAGTTTAACTTGGCTGCATTTTTTGAGAATGGGCTTGTGCTTACCACAAACAAGATTGTCGTTAATGCACCAGTTCTTGAAGCCCTGATTGTTGATGATGACTATTTGGCTTGCTATTCTCTGAAGAACCTATCCTCCTTAGTTTCTGCATATATAGATGTTGGAGACCGCTTTATTGAAGCCATAGGAATGAAGGAACATGCTAATCAAATATTTATGCTTCTGGAAGGAATTACTAATGTCAAGTTTCTTACTCTACATACAGCAACTATGGCGGTAAGTAAGTTTGAACTTCCTTTTTTATGAGTTCTTTCAGGATGTTCTTCGAATAATTTCTTGTAGAATATTGAACTTATATATCATTTGAATATTGAACttaatttcttcctttttgatGGGTTAAGGTTCTCGACTTTGCTGATGATAATAAGCTGCCACTTTTCCCGAATTTGATCCATTTGAAGCTTTTTGTTCCCAATGGCTATTCTTGGAGGCGGCTACCAGACTTGCTCGGTAGCGCTCCTAATCTGGCTACTCTGGTACTGAGTAAGGTGAGATCATGCGTAAAGAAGTACCAATTTTGAGGATCTTATTCGCTGCTGCTGAtcgtttcttttctcttttccccAGAATCATGCatctgaagaagaagatgatttgGTTCATGAATTCAGCTGGGTTGAACCACAAAGGACGCCTACTTGTTTATTGTCAAAACTTGAAGAGTTAGAAGTTATTCTATTTCAGGGAGAAGACGATGAGCTGAAGCTGCTAAAGTATTTTCTGGAAAATGGCAAAGTGTTGAAAGAGTTGTTAATTTATGCTTGCCATCTAACTTTTGAGGAAAAGTGGAATTTCTTCGAGAAGGTAGTAAAGTTTCAAAGGGCTTCAAAAACTTGTCGAATTACATACACCGACAAAAACGTGTGTTGTTAATTCGTGAGATATTGAGATCTGCACTCTAAACTTGTTTCTGCACTTTCTATGCTTTAAGACAATGATGTTATTTGAACAATTTCTTTAGTAATTATTGGTCTTTGGTTCCATGGATCCTCTAAAGTTGGATCTTCGAGCTGGTAGTTGAACGTGATTCCGTTTCGGCGTGCATTCGATTCCTGCATGATATGAAACCTCGGTTGGCAATTTGTATGTCTTTTATCTCTTGGTAGACAAGAGAGAAAAACAACTTTCTCTGTAGTTCTTGTTCGGTTACTATGTGTTTCAGGCTTTCAGCTGACTTGCAGTTGTTTAGATTGGAACTTCGCGTGGATTAAATTTCTCAATGTAAAGTGCTAGTTGCGATCGTGAAATagtcatgttttttttatagctCAAGTCTCTAGGTCAGCTTACGTGCGCATCTTAACTCGATTAATCTTATGGGTCTAATTCCACCGCCTATTAATATGTAAGTAGTCAAACACATTTCTTGCATTTGTTTACTCTTTCATGGATATCATATTCCTAAAACAGTAAAACTTAGACATATTTCCTCAAATGCAAAACCCTATGAGGCATAACTAGAGTTTTATCTTAACTCTCGCGACATAAATGCTagttgtcttgttttttttttaacctgaCTACTTCAACACACTcattaagaataaaaaaagtggGCTGTAAAATAGAATAAGGAGACCACGAATCCACACTTGACTAGGAATCCAGTAGAAGATCGTAAGACATGGTTGAACGGAGCTTGTAGCATACAGCAAAGGGAGAAAGGAAATTTCTACAATTTATTTTGGTgtagctcctctctctctctctccaactttgaaagaaagaaaaaaaaaactactcaaattgCCACTTTATCAAATTTCATACTTGATTggtgaattattgatttattGGTCAAAGTGGgtcttttaaaatttcaaaaaaaaaaaaattgaatttgcaAAGTTCTTTAGAGTGCATAACTCTTCAACTTGTCACATGAGTCACCAAAGTACATATTTGAAGTAAAATCTTGCTTATTcgcttggagatgctcttagccgATGTTTTCTCTAAATCCTATTCATCAAGGAGGGTCACTAAATGATTGATAAAATATCACATTTAGATTCCGTTTGTTAAAAAGTAATTTAGCTTATAccataaaatgttttttcttctataataattttattgaaaatagtactaattttatttttttggtgtgttttttatggttaaaaaaataaaaaaaaaactttcttctaaattttttaaaaataaatacttatttgtcattttcaaacttaaaaataatatatttacgaaaaatagatttttaatttttttgcatcgttcagACGATCTCATCGAGATCAATCAAACAAGAGCCCTTGACGGAGCACACTTCAATCAAAGTTCTCCTTCACGTGAATACCTAAAAAAACTTAAATTCTATGTTGCAAAATAGTGTATAATTATGGTCTCAGTTTTAGATAAATAATAACTTAATTTTGTAGGATATAGTATACATTAATAATTAGTAGTCAGCTCTCAATCCCTTAAAATCAGAAACCCTTAAAATATTGATACTAATCGAAAGTAATTCTTACCAAGCTCCGGCGACGGTCGGATTCACCGGCATCGATAAAGAAGCCGCACTCCTCTTTCCTCGCCTTTCCTATTCGTCTCTCCCTCTATCTCCGTcagtaactctctctctctctgtttgttgTGCTTTCTGGTCTGAGTCTTAGTTACCATAAATCACATAAATTTCGggcaaatttttctttttccgatTCTGatgatcttatttttcttgcaTTGCGTCTTGGGCATGTCTTAGAGAAGAGATTTCAACGTTGTACTTGGAACCAGCGGGTGAATCCCAACAATGgtgagttagggttttttcaATATTTGCATTTATTTATAGCTAACATTGTTTTTAGTCTACTTGGGATTGTTTCAGCGGGGGAATTGTGTTGCATGTTTTTGACAGTATTTTGGGTCAATATTGTTTCCTCTTTTGCGTTGATGCTGTTGTGTTACATGTTAGTAATTATTTTCTTagtatcaaaccaaaccaagccttggtcccaatcaattggagtcggctacatgaatcctaaTTTTCCATTGAGCTTTGTCGAGAGCCACTTGTTCACTTAGGTTttcttaataattttctaacaTGGTGGGTTGATTGTATTTGGACTTCTTTTTGAATGGCAGTCGGATATTAGGAAGTGGTTTATGAAACAGCATGACAAGAACAATGGCAATGCACCGAAACCAGCAAAACCTGCGGCGGCAGTAAAGCTTTCACCTGTTACCTCCCAGCAAGTGAATGTGGTAAAAATATTGCCTTAATTTTTGCTCCTTTGAAGAAAGCTACTCCTAGTTATTGTAAAATATGTGCTGTCATAGTTTTCTTTGGTTCTGGCCAATTTGAAGGAACTGCAAAAGTGTGTCGAACGCATTGTTTGTTAGAGAATCTGACAGCTATTGCAGTTGGAGCGCATTATAGCTCGCTGTAAATTTCTCCACCTAATATCTTAAGCTTTATGGTTAGATACAAAGCTTGTTGCAGTTCTCCATATGCTCTACTTGAAAGAATTTTTGGGTTAGAATCCTTTCCTTTTAAAGAGAAAACAGAGGAAatggaaagaagaagagaacttCACCTTTTTGGTACTAGGATTGGCAGAGATGGTTATAGCGGTTAGCCAGTTTCTTGTTCAGTTCTCCTTCCATGAAATCTCAGTTTTGATGCAATGCCTTTTGCatggaaagaaagagggaaaaaagagTAAAGAAAGTTGTTACTTGTTTACGTGTAACAGTAAGAACCTATAAAGCACCGACACTCTTAGAGGTTGCTGTATCTGTGTTTGACAGCCGGGGACACTGACACGTCGGAGAACAGGAAAAAacatatgggacacgccacatggCATGCCCATATgttacttcaaatattttaggTTAAAAGTGTAATATGAAGTGTATATGATGCTTGAATATACATATTGATGctatatttgtttatttattttccgtGTTCCCATCTTTTGTAGAAATTCTGTGTCGTGTCCATATCTGTGTCCATGCTACATACTACGTTGATAAGAACTTTAGTGAAATATGGTATTTTGGTTGGTACAAGAGTCTCCAGACTCCATTGATGAAGTTCTAAGCTTTGACTTTGTTAATTCCTTCTTTTCAATCAGTTTTCTAGTCAAGGACAGAGAGCATAAGTTGGAAGATTTAAGCACTGAACAATAATTGGGGTTATTAGATTTTGTCCAATTGTCTTTTTGTAAATAAAACCAGGAGGGAACAGATGTATAGTTTGGCAACTGGAGAAAATCTAGAAATCAAATCCTCTCCCTCCACTTTAGTCTAAAGAAATAGAATTGATAGTATTCttatttgtttacttttcaAATTAGGTGCATGAAGACCAAGAAAGTTCAGGCAGAAGGAAAACCAGTAAGTACTTTGCTACTGAGAAACAAAAACCGAAAGATGAAAAGGAACTTGAGGAACTATCAGCAAAAAGAAAGGGCCGAAAGGAAGGTGACGTATCCAGTGATGTCAAACTTCCACCTCTAAAGAAACTTCACAAAGTTGACGACGATGTCGACGATGACGATGACTATGTTTTTCCCAGTTCAAAGAAGGGTGTAGTAGATGTCACCCCCAACAAGAAACTGAAGAGTGGTTCGGGTAGGGGAATTGCCCAAAAACCGACACATAATGTTGAAAGCGATGAAGATAAGAATGATGAGAAAGATACGAAACCTCTTCTTAAGTCTGCTGGAAGGGGTCGTGGAGGAAAAGGTGCTTCAAGGGGACAGGCTGGCAGCAAAGGGATTGATGTTGATGAAAGCGATGAAGAGAAGGATAATGACTCAAAGTCTGCTAAAGCCACTGGGCGGGGCCGCGGTGGAAAAGGTGCATCAGCAGCACCAGGAGGTGGAAGAGGCAGGGGTGGGGGAGGGCGGGGTGGATTCATGAATTTTGGTGAAAGGAAAGATCCTCCACACAAAGGAGAAAAGGTTTTCCCGCATTTATAAGTAGTATGTTATATAAAGACAAAAGATTTATCTTGTTGAGAATGCTTAAGGGGTGGATCTTATGTGTGTGGCAGGAAGTCCCGGAAGGTGCTCCTGATTGTTTAGCTGGTTTGACTTTTGTAATAAGCGGGACACTTGACAGGTATTTCCTTTCATCTTAACGAGGCTGTTCTTATTGTTAGTGAACTATATAGGTACCGTTTCGGCACAAGTTGGCGGGGATTCACATTATAATTGCTTTGAAGCTATTCATAATTAATGCTCTACATCTCAAGATTAGTGGTCAGGTCATTATCTTAGTTGTTATAGTCCTGCAGTTCTAGGAAAACAAATTTGAAGGTGTGACTCTGCTCTATTTAGCATATTGATCGTGTACATCTTGGGAGTTCATAGcttgaaatttatttatatCCAGTTTGGAAAGAGAGGAAGCAGAAGATCTGATTAAACGCCATGGAGGTCGTGTCACTGGATCTGTCAGCAAAAAGACGGTCATTTCATTCTTTCACCCTTTTGTTGTTTATGCGTCTCCTTGTACTTCTTAATAACTAACACAGTAAAACTGCCCCTTGCAGAGCTATCTCTTATGCGATGAAGATATTGAGGGGCGGAAATCCTCCAAAGCCAAAGAGCTTGGGTTTGTAATGTCACATTGATGTATCTTGGTTGTATTCATTCTTTTGTTCACTTGTTTATTCCTGCCTTCCGTTTCCTGGTATAGAACTGCTTTTCTTAGTGAGGATGGATTGTTTGAAAAGATCCGGGCATCAAATCAAGGAAAAGCAGCTGCAAAGGAAGAATCAAAGAAAGCTGTGAATAAGGTGGTTGCATCCCCGGTTAAGAAGAGCCCTCAAAAAGTAGAAGTGAAGAGTATGCCCCTACTATTTTTAGGCTTCATTGGTTTTGCATTCAAGTTTTATTCGGACACATTTGATAGATGCCCTTTTAGTTGCTTTATTTTGAACACTGATCTTTGTATTGTTTTTATGTATTGGATGTGCACAGCCTTGTTATTTCGTTTTGTTGAAGTCCCTTCTTTAGTTACTGATGCTTTAAATTTTAACCCTTTTATGTGCCTGGCATTGTCAGTTTAGCCGTGCCTATGTAACAGAAGGGTTTGTGGGAGTTCCTCTTTTCAATTGACTAACCATGCTAGGAGGCTCTTGAGGCCACCGGATAATTAGTGTCACCTTAAGGTTCAAAAACAAGAATCAGAGACTCAAAGCTGATTGAAGTATTGAATGGCCTGTAATATTGAAGAATCTGAAAAAAGATACCTCATAGGATTAGCAATAAggatattttgaaatttgatcTCTACTCATCCCTTGGAGAGGAAATGCTGTTTCTGTGTTGAGTGTTGTTTGCCTGCACGGTTATCTTATTATTACATTGACTTGGATAGGAGTGTTTGCTGCAGGTATATTCCCAGGCATCATACCTCCTTAAATCTTATATCTAAGGGTATAAAACTTTGTATCTTGGGGTTAGAGATGGGCTTGTCCACACCCTTAGCTTTTAGAATTGATGCATGTGGTATAACTTATTTGGAAATGTACTTAAATTTTAATCGGTATTTGTAGGCATTGGAATTTGTCTCTCACATCCACGTGAGGCTAGAATTATTTCTTGAATCTTGACTATCATGGATAACTAGGAGGGTTGCTAGGTTGGTCTGTGAAGATGACGATGTTGAAGGGCTTTGGCCACCGGAGTCAGGGGAGGAGAGTGCCAAGGcataaaatagagagagagggtgggtgGAAGTTACCCAAATATGTGTCTGGTTATGTTGGTGTATTGTCGAAGTGGCTTACTGACTTTTTTAGATTTTACGATGGCAAGGGTCCCTTTTATAGTTAAGAGATTGCTTGAGGTCAATTTTAGCTGCGGACATGTGGCGGGCCTCCAATGGCCAACAATATGGAATCTGGTATATGAGGTCAATAGATCTAAAGTGAAAGATATGGGACTTGTTTTTATAGAATCTCCGAGGCTATATCAATGTTATGAGGTCCAAAGGTAGGTATGTATATAATGTTCAAGTAATTGTCCTTCCGTCAAAGCCCTCCACATCTCTATCTCGAAGATTGGTCTACGGTGTCTTACCCAGGCCTTCGGACGTTCCCTTGAGCTCAAGAGTCAAGCCTTCAAAGTCCAATCTATGATCATTTGTTGGTCCCAATCAAGTCAGTTAGTCCCCACTCCCAGACTAAGTGTGAGTTTGGCCGGACTTTTCTGGGCTTTTTGACAcggttttgttggtttctttAGCTTAATATTTACAAGATTCAGGTCAATTTTTTACATCATATttttcgtctcgatgagagaaagtAGAAAAGTATAAAACATCGACCAAAGTCGAAAAAAGTTCACAAGACGacgaaaaatatccaaaacttTTTGAGGCTGATGAAGTTGAAAAGAGATGATGTTTAGACGTAGTGGTAGTAGAATCATTGCACAAGCTCAAACTTTTAGTGAATAGGTCTAACAATGTACTTTAATCTATCTGACAGCCTCCCTCACCTACAACCCTGTCTTGCTCATGGAGATCCAAACATATAGGTAGAGTGAAACAAAGCTTAAAAGAGAAATAGAATGAAATTGTGGAACATATGCAAGTGTTGAGACTTGAGCCCAAGACCTCCTAGAAACCTAGCTCTTAACATGCTCTTATACCATGTTAAATCACCAATTTGTTCTGGAAGCTTAAGTCGTAAAAAAGTGAGTGTAACTTTTTGTCCACCCTCAATAAACTTGAGTTACATTGCGGATTTCACTTGGATGATTTAATTTTGTAGGATTGATTTGTTGGAGGACCatgcaaaaattcagctcaagcAGATATGGGCAAATACTTGATCAGAAACTAATATTTGGTCTAGAACTGTATTGAGCAGATTTTTAAGTAGTTACCTGTAtccgattgagctgaatttttttaTGGTGCCCTAACAAATTAATCCCTACCACATGAACTGCTTTGATCATCAAATTGAGACCCACAATGTACCTCAATAAAACCGGGTGAATTTACCCACACCAAAAGGGGGTAAAGTTGGTGAGGGTGAAGAAAGTTGCCTCTATGGCGCTTCTTTCGCTGTATACCCCCTCCACCCTTCGGAGGTGATAGAAAGGGTACTAACAATATTATTAGTAGGGCCCCACACCAAATAATTGGCCCGACAATGAATACCAAGCTATCTAACAGTTCAGGTATCTACAGTTTTATTTTGATCAGCTTATCGTTGATTGCCCATTCTTCGTgttcttctttattttccttgttttctcTCCATTGTACTTGTTTTGTTCCCTG
The sequence above is a segment of the Rhododendron vialii isolate Sample 1 chromosome 13a, ASM3025357v1 genome. Coding sequences within it:
- the LOC131312468 gene encoding F-box/LRR-repeat protein At4g14103-like isoform X1; this translates as MEATARVRSGWSKGKTESRKWIRQSTIQTMTSMSKHVNTGDGEDRISSLPDSLLIHILSLIPTKYAVRTSILSLRWKDLWSFVPSLDFDEWLSANTIPDNDTSFMNFVDRVLLLHKLPSIERFSVRGHSGIAVSHLCEWIRVAIMRHVRVIDIQMFPHRHISLPSELFTCKTLIQLSLVSELVCDTPLSSVWLPNLKDLHVSLDYPGNDITQKLFSSCPVLEDLYISANMESEEDIVFNVCAPALKRLQFNLAAFFENGLVLTTNKIVVNAPVLEALIVDDDYLACYSLKNLSSLVSAYIDVGDRFIEAIGMKEHANQIFMLLEGITNVKFLTLHTATMAVLDFADDNKLPLFPNLIHLKLFVPNGYSWRRLPDLLGSAPNLATLVLSKNHASEEEDDLVHEFSWVEPQRTPTCLLSKLEELEVILFQGEDDELKLLKYFLENGKVLKELLIYACHLTFEEKWNFFEKVVKFQRASKTCRITYTDKNVCC
- the LOC131312468 gene encoding F-box/LRR-repeat protein At4g14103-like isoform X2, which codes for MTSMSKHVNTGDGEDRISSLPDSLLIHILSLIPTKYAVRTSILSLRWKDLWSFVPSLDFDEWLSANTIPDNDTSFMNFVDRVLLLHKLPSIERFSVRGHSGIAVSHLCEWIRVAIMRHVRVIDIQMFPHRHISLPSELFTCKTLIQLSLVSELVCDTPLSSVWLPNLKDLHVSLDYPGNDITQKLFSSCPVLEDLYISANMESEEDIVFNVCAPALKRLQFNLAAFFENGLVLTTNKIVVNAPVLEALIVDDDYLACYSLKNLSSLVSAYIDVGDRFIEAIGMKEHANQIFMLLEGITNVKFLTLHTATMAVLDFADDNKLPLFPNLIHLKLFVPNGYSWRRLPDLLGSAPNLATLVLSKNHASEEEDDLVHEFSWVEPQRTPTCLLSKLEELEVILFQGEDDELKLLKYFLENGKVLKELLIYACHLTFEEKWNFFEKVVKFQRASKTCRITYTDKNVCC